The Cryptococcus neoformans var. neoformans B-3501A chromosome 7, whole genome shotgun sequence genome window below encodes:
- a CDS encoding hypothetical protein (HMMPfam hit to Aconitase, Aconitase family (aconitate hydratase), score: 689.0, E(): 2.8e-204; HMMPfam hit to Aconitase_C, Aconitase C-terminal domain, score: 182.9, E(): 6.5e-52), whose translation MLRLIRSHRPLQRRGLATINSRVQGSPLEPSTFIDYERVSQQIAQVRKRHGKPLTLAEKILYGHLEDPNAQELKRGSSQLRLRPKRVALHDANAQMALLQYMTTGISRVRVPTSVHTDHLIIAREGAGPDMDRAIAANKEVYDFLQTACAKYGIAFWKPGAGILHQVIFEQYAYPGGLMIGSDSHTPNAAGLGMLGIGVGGMEAVDVMAGLAYEVKHPNIIGVNLTGKLGPWSTTKDIILKLASILTVRGGTGSIIEYFGPGAHSLSATGMGTVGNMGAEVGATCSVFPFNQGMADYLELTGRSTTARTAEDYRDDLKADEGAVYDQLIDINLSELEPHINGPFTPDLSWPISGMGEAVKSTDWPTNISAALIGSCTNSSYEDLSRAASIAKQATEAGLKAKTDFFISPGSEEIRSTVSRDGVLEELQKAGGMVLANACGACVGQWERPSMKKGMKNTIVSSFNRNFVGRQDGNPGTHSFVASPELVTAMAFSGNLNFNPMKDNIQLPDGTHFRFTPPQGPALPEKGYERTLQFYDEPPVDGSSVDLAVDPNSSRIQLIKPFEAWSGKGEQDLTMLIKVRGKCTTDHISAAGPWYKYRGHLQNISQNLLIGAINDENGKPNCIRNVDTGEFGTVPATAEYYRDTNRKWAILAGDNYGEGSSREAAALSPRYMGGFAVIARSMARIHETNLKKQGLLPLFFRDPADYDKILPGAQLRLTNLQALAPGSPVYLTYTNAGQEHIQIELFHSLTDRQITWFKAGSALNTLRPKD comes from the exons ATGTTGCGACTCATACGAAGTCATCGGCCATTACAACGACGAGGGCTGGCCACTATCAATTCGAGGGTCCAAGGCAGTCCGCTCGAACCTAGCACATTCATTGACTATGAGAGAGTATCGCAGCAGATTGCACAAGTGCGGAAGAG ACATGGGAAGCCTCTAACGCTTGCCGAAAAGATCCTATACGGACATCTCGAAGATCCAAACGCGCAAGAGCTCAAGCGTGGTTCCTCGCAGCTCAGACTGAGACCAAAA CGTGTAGCTCTTCATG ATGCCAATGCCCAAATGGCTTTGCTGCAG TACATGACCACTGGTATTTCCAGAGTCCGTGTACCTACATCTGTTCACACCGACCATCTGATCATCGCCCGCGAAGGAGCGGGGCCAGACATGGACCGCGCCATCGCCGCGAACAAGGAAGTGTATGATTTCTTGCAGACGGCTTGTGCCAAG TACGGGATTGCTTTCTGGAAGCCTGGAGCGGGCATCCTTCACCAAGTGATTTTCGAGCAATACGCCTACCCCGGAGGTCTCATGATTGGCTCCGACTCCCACACTCCCAATGCTGCAGGACTTGGTATGCTAGGTATTGGTGTAGGCGGTATGGAGGCAGTCGACGTGATGGCCGGTTTGGCTTATGAGGTGAAACATCCCAATATTATTGGTGTCAATCTCACTGGCAAGCTTGGGCCATGGTCAACAACGAAGGATATTATTCTAAAATTGGCATCTATCTTGACAGTCCGCGGTGGCACGGGCTCGATCATTGAATATTTTGGGCCCGGTGCTCACAGTCTTTCGGCTACGGGTATGGGTACCGTCGGAAACATGGGCGCAGAAGTTGGAGCTACGTGTAGCGTCTTCCCATTCAACCAAGGGATGGCCGATTATCTGGAGTTGACTGGACGATCTACAACTGCGAGGACAGCAGAGGACTATAGGGACGACTTGAAGGCGGATGAAGGAGCAGTATATGACCAATTGATTGATATC AATTTGTCCGAACTCGAACCCCACATCAATGGTCCTTTCACTCCCGATCTCTCCTGGCCAATTTCTGGCATGGGTGAAGCCGTTAAAAGTACCGACTGGCCAACAAATATCAGTGCAGCTCTCATCGGATCCTGCACCAACTCTTCTTACGAAGACTTATCCCGAGCCGCTTCTATTGCTAAGCAGGCTACAGAGGCGGGCCTAAAAGCGAAAACGGATTTTTTTATCAGTCCAGGGTCTGAGGAAATTCGATCCACTGTTTCAAGAGATGGTGTTTTGGAGGAGCTACAGAAGGCTGGAGGAATGGTCTTGGCAAATGCGTGCGGGGCTTGTGTCGGTCAATGGGAGAGGCcgtcgatgaagaagggcatGAAGAACACGA TCGTCTCTTCATTCAACCGCAACTTTGTCGGTCGGCAGGATGGCAATCCGGGAACACACTCTTTTGTTGCTAGCCCAGAG CTCGTGACCGCGATGGCTTTCTCCGGGAATTTAAATTTCAACCCTATGAAGGACAATATTCAGCTTCCCGACGGCACCCACTTCCGTTTTACTCCTCCTCAAGGGCCTGCTCTCCCTGAGAAGGGTTACGAGCGCACTTTGCAATTCTATGATGAGCCGCCTGTGGACGGATCGAGCGTTGATCTGGCTGTAGATCCAAATTCTAGCAGGATTCAGCTTATCAAGCCGTTTGAGGCATGGAGTGGAAAGGGTGAGCAAGACTTGACCATGTTGATCAAAGTGAGAGGAAAGTGCA CAACGGACCATATTTCCGCTGCTGGGCCTTGGTACAAATACAGGGGGCATCTACAGAACATCTCTC AAAATCTTTTGATCGGCGCAATCAATGATGAGAAT GGCAAACCCAATTGTATACGAAACGTAGATACAGGAGAATTTGGGACCGTCCCCGCTACCGCCGA GTACTACCGTGATACTAACCGGAAATGGGCCATCTTGGCGGGCGATAACTATGGGGAAGGCTCATCTCGAGAAGCTGCCGCTTTATCGCCTCGATACATGGGTGGCTTTGCTGTTATTGCTCGCTCAATGGCTCGTATACACGAGACA AACTTGAAAAAGCAAGGTCTCTTGCCCCTTTTCTTCCGTGACCCGGCCGATTATGACAAAATTTTGCCAGGCGCGCAG CTCAGGTTGACTAACCTGCAAGCTTTGGCCCCTGGAAGCCCCGTTTACCTCACCTATACGAACGCAGGACAAGAACACATTCAGATTGAACTCTTCCACTCCTTAACTGACCGTCAGATCACATG GTTCAAGGCTGGTTCAGCTCTGAATACTCTCCGTCCCAAAGACTGA
- a CDS encoding hypothetical protein (HMMPfam hit to Mito_carr, Mitochondrial carrier protein, score: 261.3, E(): 1.6e-75), whose product MIMSNSKKQHPSALPLLAGASAGMSESFITYPTEYVKTMSQLGNHGHNTTAQISPSVVIKDTLARRGITGFYRGCSPVIAGNALKAGTRFFTYESIRDLLRGPDGKLSTASNVLAGVGAGCVESIVAVTPSEAIKTRLIESQRAGVVTQGGSIAIVGSMIRTESITSLYRGLVPTMMKQSANSAVRFTSYQAMKDYAMRKNGGHQPGNATIMAIGAVAGVITVYATMPFDVVKTRMQQSSVRYKSTLDCLVRSLKDDGVLVFWRGASPRVARLVVSGTVTFVIYENVLKSLQTLF is encoded by the exons atgatcatgagCAACAGCAAGAAGCAACACCCGTCGGCTTTGCCTCTCCTGGCTGGTGCCAGTGCTGGTATGTCAGAGTCTTTCATCACCTAT CCGACTGAGTATGTGAAGACGATGAGCCAGTTAGGCAACCATGGACATAACACTACTGCCCaaatctctccttctgtcGTTATAAAAGACACCCTCGCCCGACGCGGCATCACAGGGTTCTATCGAGGCTGTAGTCCCGTTATTGCTGGGAATGCCCTCAAGGCAGGCACCAGGTTCTTCACTTATGAATCTATCCGAGATTTATTAAGAGGACCGGATGGAAAGTTAAGTACGGCAAGCAACGTTTTGGCAGGGGTTGGAGCTGGATGTGTAGAGAGTATTGTCGCGGTAACACCTTCTGAAGCAATAAA GACTCGTTTAATCGAATCACAAAGAGCAGGTGTAGTGACTCAAGGGGGATCAATCGCAATAGTTGGAAGCATGATCCGTACTGAAAGCATTACAAGCCTGTACCGGGGTTTAGTTCCCACT ATGATGAAGCAAAGTGCCAACTCGGCAGTGCGATTTACCTCTTACCAAGCTATGAAAGATTACGcaatgaggaagaatggcGGCCATCAGCCAGGTAATGCAACCATCATGGCCATCGGTGCAGTGGCCGGTGTCATCACAGTCT ATGCTACAATGCCCTTCGA CGTTGTGAAGACTCGAATGCAGCAATCGTCGGTCAGATACAAGTCAACATTAGATTGCCTCGTCCGATCGCTCAAGGATGATGGTGTACTTGTGTTCTGGAGAGGAGCGTCCCCCCGAGTTGCCCGACTGGTGGTGTCTGGTACTGTGACGTTTGTCATCTACGAGAATGTGCTCAAGAGTCTTCAGACTCTGTTTTAG
- a CDS encoding hypothetical protein (HMMPfam hit to Methyltransf_6, Demethylmenaquinone methyltransferase, score: 74.9, E(): 2e-19) → MTSSTKNILSRLAPYGACDVADALTKLKHPAGGFLSGLKLRGPDQNTKIIGRAHTVLFRANSVATQKKGFKGHYIDSVVPGSVLFMSAPAHLHNAIYGGLMSMRAKSLGAVGTIVDGRLRDLAEHRRMNYPVFSRDVGITAGQEVCYSSEINVPVPLRSPHQPDVWINPGDIIVGDENGVACIPQDLEDEVANLIPLLAERDRLSMEDLIAGMKAEDVFRNRRGASSTK, encoded by the exons atgacttcttcaacaaaGAACATATTGTCGAGGCTAGCACCATATGGTGCTTGTGAT GTTGCAGACGCACTTACTAAACTCAAGCACCCCGCAGGCGGTTTTCTCTCCGGCTTGAAGCTTCGAGGCCCTGACCAGAACACGAAGATTATTGGTCGAGCCCATACCGTCCTCTTCCGTGCAAACTCAGTGGCGACGCAGAAGAAAGGATTCAAGGGGCACTAT ATCGACAGCGTCGTCCCAGGCTCTGTCCTCTTTATGTCCGCACCTGCCCATTTACACAATGCCATCTACGGCGGGCTCATGTCAATGAGAGCCAAGTCTTTAGGTGCTGTGGGTACAATCGTTGATGGCCGTCTGCGAGATCTCGCCGAGCATCGTCGCATGAACTATCCAGTCTTTTCTCGAGACGTGGGTATCACGGCTGGCCAGGAGGTCTGTTATTCTTCCGAGATCAATGTCCCAGTGCCTTTGCGATCCCCCCACCAACCTGATGTCTGGATTAACCCAGGAGACATCATCGTTGGCGATGAAAACGGTGTTGCTTGTATTCCCCaggatttggaagatgaggttGCAAACCTAATACCTTTGCTTGCTGAAAGGGACAGGCTTTCCATGGAGGATTTGATTGCTGGCATGAAGGCCGAAGATGTTTTCCGCAACCGTCGTGGTGCTTCCTCTACCAAATAA
- a CDS encoding hypothetical protein (HMMPfam hit to Sugar_tr, Sugar (and other) transporter, score: 337.7, E(): 1.6e-98), which yields MAGALGNLINKKALANTPKEVFNLYVFFIAFALSFSGGLHGANTSNISGILAMPDFIATFNLKHYSASAASDIKGWITSVIVLGGLIGALTSSPFNDRLGRRWTLFLNALIYSVGTIVQLVASGNIKQIIGGRAMQGFASGAGTVTGTLFLAEIAPKAIRGVLGAFFSFNIMLGVSLGYWVNYIAILHISPSSHWQWRMPVLFQLVSSISLLAQTRELKESVQQYPGIILLSALPLLPESPRWLILRGKNDQALRALTRIRRLPEDHPYVQDEYKEIASSVSAEIEIAHSSSWLGLFRELKNDRTLLRRFVLVMIVQIGFNFSGGNSITYYQTSILSTINVTTTDGAYLFSGIYGLMKVLAVLVYAFLLSERFGRRKMLLIGATINILCVLWIAIYLGALAGHNKAAGWVAIAAVCLFAIGYGIGWAPVAFGLNGEVFPNRIRAKIMSLTIGMQYLANFCLTRFFPNMIANIGSFGPFAIFACVSALIWVYVFVALPETKGLSIEQMSSLFGGHWFQNGFKKADGKVPEPENVTPTEYDGAEEAEKEYSHVEKINTV from the exons ATGGCAGGCGCACTCGGCAACTTAATCAACAAGAAAGCTTTGGCGAACACTCCTAAAGAGGTGTTCAACCTCTACGTATTTTTTATCgcctttgccctttcctTCAGTGGTGGTCTTCATGGGGCTAACACCAGTAACATATCTGGCATTTTGGCT ATGCCAGACTTCATTGCTACTTTTAACTTGAAACATTATTCGGCTTCTGCTGCGAGCGACATCAAGGGTTGGATTACCAGTGTCATTGTCCTCGGTGGTCTCATTGGTGCCTTGACCTCTAGTCCATTCAATGACAGACTCGGTCGGCGATGGACATTGTTCCTTAACGCTCTTATCTA TTCTGTCGGCACCATTGTTCAGCTTGTGGCTTCTGGCAACATCAAGCAGATCATTGGGGGGCGAGCCATGCAAGGCTTCGCTTCTGGTGCTGGTACAGTCACCGGTACCCTTTTTTTAGCCGAAATCGCTCCTAAGGCAATCCGAGGAGTGCTAGGtgcctttttctctttcaacaTCATGCTTGGTGTTTCTCTTGGTTACTGGGTTAATTACATTGCCATCCTCCACATATCTCCCAGCTCCCACTGGCAGTGGCGAATGCCCGTTCTCTTTCAACTCGTGAGCTCCATTTCCCTACTTGCGCAGACTAGGGAGCTGAAGGAATCCGTGCAACAGTACCCTGGTATAATTCTCCTATCTGCCCTTCCATTATTGCCCGAATCTCCTCGATGGCTCATCCTCAGGGGAAAGAACGATCAAGCCCTTCGTGCTCTGACCAGAATCCGGCGTCTTCCTGAAGATCATCCCTATGTACAAGATGAATACAAGGAAATCGCTTCTTCTGTCAGCGCCGAGATCGAAATTGCTCATTCTAGCTCCTGGCTTGGTCTCTTCCGAGAACTCAAGAATGACCGGACCCTCCTCCGACGATTCGTTCTTGTAATGATTGTTCAAATTGGTTTCAACTTCTCTGGAGGTAACTCGATCACCTATTATCAAACTTCtatcctctccaccatcaacGTCACGACCACCGACGGGGCTTACCTCTTTTCTGGTATCTACGGTCTCATGAAGGTACTCGCCGTCCTCGTATACGCCTTCTTGCTCTCGGAGCGATTTGGTCGGAGAAAAATGCTACTCATCGGTGCGaccatcaacatcctctGTGTACTATGGATTGCTATCTACCTCGGTGCTCTAGCCGGTCACAACAAGGCCGCTGGATGGGTTGCCATCGCTGCCGTTTGCCTCTTCGCCATCGGCTATGGTATTGGCTGGGCACCTGTAGCTTTCGGTCTAAATGGGGAAGTTTTTCCCAACAGAATTAGGGCCAAAATCATGTCCCTCACTATTGGCATGCAATACCTTGCCAACTTCTGTCTCACGAGATTCTTCCCGAACATG ATTGCCAACATTGGCTCTTTCGGTCCCTTTGCTATATTCGCTTGCGTCTCCGCCCTCATCTGGGTCTACGTCTTTGTCGCCTTGCCCGAGACTAAGGGCTTATCGATCGAGCAGATGAGCTCCCTTTTCGGCGGCCATTGGTTCCAGAACGGATTTAAGAAGGCGGACGGTAAGGTACCCGAGCCCGAGAATGTCACACCAACCGAGTACGATGGGGCCGAAGAGGCAGAAAAAGAATACAGCCATGTCGAGAAAATTAATACTGTATAA
- a CDS encoding small nucleolar ribonucleoprotein SNU13 (Match to ESTs gb|CF192354.1|CF192354, gb|CF192353.1|CF192353, gb|CF190214.1|CF190214; HMMPfam hit to Ribosomal_L7Ae, Ribosomal protein L7Ae/L30e/S12e/Gadd45 family, score: 117.0, E(): 4.5e-32), which translates to MSAQPNPKAFPLANAQLTNQILDLIQQAQHYKQLKKGANEATKTLNRGICEFIVMTADVEPIEIVLHLPLLCEDKNVPYVFLPSKTALGRACGVSRPVIAASVTTNEARELNAQIQAVKNEIEKLLI; encoded by the exons ATGTCTGCTCAACCCAACCCCAAGGCTTTCCCTTTGGCCAATGCCCAGCTCACCAACCAG ATCCTCGACTTGATCCAGCAGGCTCAGCACTACAAGCAGCTCAAGAAGGG TGCCAACGAAGCCACCAAGACCCTTAACCGAGGTATCTGCGAGTTCATTGTCATGACCGCCGATGTCGAGCCTATTGAGATcgtcctccaccttcccctcctctgTGAGGACAAGAACGTCCCCTATGTCTTTTTGCCTTCCAAGACTGCTCTCGGTAGGGCTTGCGGTGTTTCTAGGCCTGTTATCGCCGCCAGTGTTACCACCAATGAGGCTAGGGAGTTGAACGCCCAGATCCAGGCTGTCAAG AACGAGATTGAGAAGCTCCTCATCTAA